A single region of the Salvia miltiorrhiza cultivar Shanhuang (shh) chromosome 8, IMPLAD_Smil_shh, whole genome shotgun sequence genome encodes:
- the LOC130996710 gene encoding UPF0496 protein At3g19330-like, with the protein MTGEATSISCPNSKPPPLLSTSSYISPPASQDNTPTSSVQLSPTVNLTREYYLAVQTSSYSEIRRKFYHDSGSLDQNVGRMDVFDEPQLLEHILRPSHECLQEALSRIKPNSLTHLAATYFDHSEHSSRLYLLLYQRICNARLLYTPMHNLLDDLPVEIHSDYYSLSPSQCDLAFNVFLQFDCVENPFLSPDSHSFHNTRQRLTQLREQLDHHLKKSQSRLHLIRHCSRGPAFCLIAAAVGVVMSAVAIATHALVALVACPICPAILPSSMSKKEQIHLAQLDAAAKGAYVLRNDLDTIDRLVSRLRAAVENDRLLIHLGLERGRDKYGIQEILKQLQRNRPSFVQQLVDLEEHLFLCFAAINRARLLLLQEIHMHQNPV; encoded by the exons ATGACAGGAGAAGCAACATCGATATCCTGTCCCAACTCCAAGCCTCCCCCTCTTCTATCAACAAGCAGTTACATTTCACCCCCTGCTTCACAAG ATAATACACCAACCTCAAGTGTCCAGCTCTCTCCGACTGTTAACCTTACTCGAGAATACTACCTTGCAGTTCAAACTAGTTCTTATAGTGAGATCCGGAGGAAATTCTACCATGACAGTGGTTCTCTCGACCAAAACGTTGGCCGTATGGATGTCTTTGATGAACCTCAGCTGTTGGAACACATTCTTCGACCAAGCCATGAGTGTCTCCAGGAGGCACTTTCGCGTATTAAGCCTAACTCTCTTACTCATCTTGCTGCAACTTACTTTGATCATAGTGAGCATAGTTCCCGTCTATACCTTCTCCTCTACCAGAGGATCTGCAATGCTCGGCTCCTCTACACCCCTATGCATAACCTTCTCGATGACCTTCCCGTAGAGATCCATTCTGACTACTATTCCCTTTCTCCTTCCCAATGTGATTTGGCATTTAATGTATTTCTCCAATTTGACTGTGTTGAGAATCCCTTCTTATCCCCCGACTCCCACAGCTTCCATAATACGCGTCAGCGCCTGACCCAGCTCAGAGAACAGCTGGACCACCATCTCAAGAAATCACAATCGAGGCTCCATCTAATACGTCACTGCTCAAGAGGACCTGCTTTTTGTTTGATTGCTGCCGCTGTAGGTGTGGTTATGTCAGCCGTGGCTATAGCTACTCATGCCCTCGTTGCCCTTGTTGCGTGCCCCATATGCCCTGCCATTCTCCCTTCAAGCATGTCTAAGAAAGAGCAGATCCATCTAGCTCAGCTGGATGCTGCTGCGAAGGGTGCTTATGTCCTCCGGAATGATCTAGACACCATTGACCGCCTGGTGTCCCGTCTGCGTGCAGCAGTGGAAAACGACAGGCTTCTTATTCATCTCGGGCTAGAGAGAGGCAGAGACAAGTATGGCATTCAAGAGATACTAAAGCAGCTCCAAAGAAACCGCCCTAGTTTTGTGCAACAGCTCGTGGATCTTGAGGAGCATTTGTTCCTGTGTTTTGCTGCAATCAATCGGGCCCGATTACTTCTGCTCCAAGAGATTCATATGCACCAAAACCCTGTCTGA